One region of Drosophila teissieri strain GT53w chromosome 2L, Prin_Dtei_1.1, whole genome shotgun sequence genomic DNA includes:
- the LOC122618424 gene encoding coiled-coil and C2 domain-containing protein 1-like isoform X2, producing the protein MFSRKKPEPAKRRQHDLSQFGLTEIPDDFDPSAGYGDDDGGDSDLEAELAAIAGGGGAKPKPKPKAKLLPTSDLDKMIADSLRDVSDDDDDDNLESDPDLLGELNGIGGLEEAEEEEPPAQSPAATEEPIQTFLPTTTVDTLSIIKQRLEMYKLAEANAKTAGDSGKARRFGRGLKTLQDLHKQVVAGKSINVDDIPPEVSVKPVGGQAPPVPAEESPAPSTPVSPPPVPSRAAPAPPTPSTPVEPTTSVAPTTPPNPLVTQMRSRQNDYKAAALQSKRSGDTATALQFLKVVKQFDVVIKMCEDGQEVDLSDMPPPPAEFLEFLKKMQEGGGAEAVAEPTPAPDPTPVAPAPVPTAATNMLEALQQRLEKYQSVEAAAKAENNSGKARRFGRIVKQYEDAIKLYKAGKPVPYDELPVPPGFGPLPTVDAAPAAPTPSLPTSPTSPPVTASTSAGGTPSTSSVTTPTAPRKAPSPPKPKELTTRTSGNQQKNNIAEQQMKLLLERQKEFKLAAIEAKKAGEIDQAKEYLKIFKGFDSLLNAASSGLPVDLSTLPVPPSQRDNLEASFAIVSAEECDPTDDICEIGVRMEEQLAKQLMMCKNTRDHHKAMGDVAGMNRFENLALTVQKDLDLVRYSKRKNEPLPKFHYEKRSFNIVHCNTDLTDSELEIVVVRGISYNVPNPKEVDTYVRVEFPLLNDESFKTKTNVIRDTSSPDYDERFKVDIQRANRQFQRIFKRHGVKLEIYSRGGFLRSDTLIGTVNVKLQPLETKCDIHDTYDLMDGRKQVGGKLEVKIRVRNPILTKQMEHINEKWLVLDA; encoded by the exons ATGTTCTCCAGAAAGAAGCCAGAGCCAGCAAAAAGAAGACAGCACGATTTATCGCAG TTCGGTCTTACGGAAATTCCAGATGACTTTGATCCCAGCGCTGGATATGGTGACGACGATGGAGGTGACAGTGATTTGGAGGCAGAGCTTGCGGCCATtgccggcggaggaggagccaAGCCAAAACCCAAGCCCAAAGCAAAGCTGTTACCCACCAGTGATTTGGACAAAATGATAGCCGACAGCTTGCGTGATGTTagcgacgatgatgatgatgacaatTTGGAAAGTGATCCAGATCTCCTTGGCGAGCTGAACGGAATTGGTGGACTAGAAGAGGCGGAGGAAGAGGAGCCTCCCGCCCAATCGCCCGCTGCCACTGAGGAACCCATCCAGACCTTTCTGCCTACTACGACTGTGGACACATTAAGCATTATCAAACAGCGCCTGGAAATGTACAAGCTGGCCGAAGCCAATGCCAAGACTGCCGGCGATTCTGGCAAAGCAAGGCGTTTTGGAAGAGGCCTCAAGACTCTGCAGGATCTGCATAAGCAGGTAGTGGCTGGCAAGTCCATCAACGTAGATGACATTCCACCGGAAGTCAGTGTAAAACCAGTTGGCGGCCAGGCTCCACCAGTGCCTGCTGAGGAATCACCAGCTCCCTCCACTCCTGTTTCTCCTCCGCCTGTGCCAAGTCGTGCTGCCCCCGCTCCACCAACACCCAGCACCCCGGTGGAGCCCACTACATCTGTGGCACCGACCACTCCCCCTAATCCTCTCGTGACGCAAATGCGCAGCCGCCAGAACGACTACAAGGCTGCTGCACTGCAATCTAAGCGCAGCGGTGATACAGCTACTGCACTTCAGTTCCTCAAAGTGGTCAAGCAATTTGACGTAGTTATTAAAATGTGTGAGGACGGACAGGAAGTTGATTTGAGCGATATGCCTCCTCCACCAGCTGAGTTCCTTGAATTCCttaaaaaaatgcaagaaGGAGGAGGCGCAGAAGCTGTCGCAGAACCTACTCCTGCCCCAGATCCCACACCTGTTGCTCCAGCTCCCGTTCCAACTGCTGCAACCAACATGTTGGAGGCTCTGCAGCAACGTTTAGAGAAATATCAATCTGTGGAAGCGGCAGCCAAGGCAGAAAACAATAGCGGAAAAGCCAGACGCTTTGGAAGGATTGTTAAGCAATACGAAGATGCCATAAAGTTGTACAAGGCAGGCAAACCAGTGCCTTACGATGAACTGCCTGTGCCACCCGGTTTCGGACCTCTGCCCACGGTGgatgctgctcctgccgcGCCGACTCCATCACTGCCCACTTCCCCCACATCTCCACCGGTAACGGCAAGTACTTCCGCAGGAGGAACACCCTCCACTTCCAGTGTGACGACACCTACAGCTCCTCGAAAAGCGCCTTCACCGCCTAAGCCCAAGGAGCTAACCACACGCACGTCTGGCAATCAGCAGAAGAACAATATTGCCGAACAGCAAATGAAACTACTTCTCGAGCGCCAAAAGGAGTTTAAGCTAGCTGCTATTGAGGCCAAGAAAGCGGGAGAGATAGATCAGGCCAAGGAGTACCTTAAGATCTTCAAAGGATTTGATTCCCTTCTTAATGCAGCCAGTAGTGGATTGCCAGTGGATCTCAGCACT CTTCCCGTCCCGCCTTCACAAAGGGATAATCTAGAAGCCTCCTTTGCCATTGTGTCCGCTGAGGAATGCGATCCGACAGATGACATCTGCGAAATTGGTGTTCGcatggaggagcagctggcaaAGCAGCTGATGATGTGCAAAAATACCCGAGATCATCACAAGGCTATGGGCGATGTAGCAGGCATGAATCGGTTCGAAAATTTAGCTTTAACAGTGCAGAaggatttggatttggtgCGATACTCGAAACGAAAGAATGAACCACTGCCAAAGTTTCACTATGAAAAGCGTAGCTTCAACATTGTGCATTGCAACACAGATCTTACAGACAGTGAGCTTGAAATTGTTGTGGTCCGGGGAATCAGCTACAATGTGCCCAATCCCAAGGAAGTCGATACTTATGTGCGCGTAGAGTTTCCCCTACTCAAT GATGAATCTTTCAAGACTAAAACCAATGTTATCAGAGACACTAGCAGTCCTGACTACGATGAACGCTTCAAGGTTGACATCCAGCGGGCCAATCGTCAGTTCCAAAGAATCTTCAAGCGGCATGGCGTCAAGTTAGAAATATACTCTAGAGG AGGGTTTCTGCGATCGGATACGTTGATTGGAACCGTAAATGTCAAGCTGCAGCCGTTGGAGACCAAGTGTGATATACACGACACATACGAT CTTATGGATGGTCGCAAgcaagtgggtggaaaattgGAAGTCAAGATACGCGTTCGCAATCCTATTCTCACCAAGCAAATGGAGCACATCAACGAAAAGTGGTTGGTCTTGGATGCCTAA
- the LOC122626254 gene encoding gustatory and pheromone receptor 32a, giving the protein MSPNTWVIEMPTQKARSHPHPRRISPYRAPGLHRDAFSTDAPSMPKRTNDHPVFEDIRTILSVLKASGLMPIYEQVSDYEVGPPTKTNEFYSFFVRGVVHALTIFNVYSLFTPISAQLFFSYRETDNVNQWIELLLCILTYTLTVFVCARNTTSMLRIMNEILQLDEEVRRQFGANLNENFGFSVKFLVGIAACQAYIIVLKIYAVEGEITPTSYILLAFYGIQNGLTATYIVFASALLRIVYIRFHFINQLLNGYTYGQQQKRKGGGARARRQRGDVNSNINPALMEHFPEDSLFIYRMHNKLLRIYKGINDCCNLILVSFLGYSFYTVTTNCYNLFVQINGKGMVSPNILQWCFAWLCLHVSLLALLSRSCGLTTREANSTSLILARVYAKSKEYQNIIDKFLTKSIKQEVQFTAYGFFAIDNSTLFKIFSAVTTYLVILIQFKQLEDSKVEDPVQDQS; this is encoded by the exons ATGTCCCCGAACACTTGGGTAATTGAAATGCCTACCCAGAAAGCGCGatcacatccgcatccgcgaAGAATCTCGCCGTACCGAGCACCCGGTCTGCACAGGGATGCCTTCAGTACGGATGCACCAAGTATGCCAAAGAGGACCAATGATCATCCCGTTTTCGAGGACATTCGCACCATTTTATCCGTGCTCAAGGCCAGTGGCTTGATGCCTATATACGAACAGGTCTCCGACTATGAGGTGGGTCCTCCGACCAAAACCAACGAGTTTTACTCCTTCTTCGTAAGAGGCGTCGTCCACGCCCTAACCATCTTCAATGTCTATAGCTTATTTACACCGATATCGGCGCAATTATTCTTCTCCTACCGGGAAACGGACAATGTGAACCAATGGATCGAGCTGCTGCTCTGCATCCTGACCTATACCCTTAccgtttttgtttgtgctcGCAATACCACAAGCATGTTACGGATAATGAATGAAATCCTTCAACTGGACGAGGAAGTGCGTCGCCAGTTTGGCGCCAATTTGAACGAAAATTTTGGGTTCTCGGTGAAGTTTTTGGTAGGAATCGCCGCTTGCCAGGCATATATTATCGTGCTCAAGATATATGCCGTGGAAGGCGAGATCACTCCCACCTCCTATATACTCCTGGCCTTCTATGGCATACAGAACGGTCTGACCGCCACGTATATAGTATTCGCATCGGCATTACTCAGGATTGTGTACATACGGTTTCATTTCATCAATCAGCTGCTGAATGGATACACCTatgggcagcagcagaagcgcaAAGGTGGTGGAGCACGAGCGAGACGGCAGCGTGGTGACGTCAATTCCAACATCAATCCGGCTCTAATGGAACATTTCCCGGAAGACTCACTTTTCATATACCGCATGCACAACAAACTGCTGCGTATCTACAAGGGCATCAACGATTGCTGCAACCTGATTCTGGTTTCGTTTCTGGGCTATTCCTTCTACACGGTCACCACCAACTGCTACAACCTCTTTGTCCAAATCAACGGCAAGGGCATGGTGTCGCCCAACATATTGCAGTGGTGCTTCGCCTGGTTATGTCTCCACGTTTCCCTTCTGGCCTTGTTGTCTCGCAGCTGTGGTTTGACCACCAGGGAG GCCAACTCCACATCGCTAATCCTGGCGAGGGTATATGCCAAGTCCAAGGAATATCAGAATATC ATCGATAAATTCCTTACCAAGAGCATTAAACAGGAAGTGCAGTTCACGGCATATGGATTCTTTGCCATAGATAACTCCACGCTATTCAAG ATATTTTCGGCCGTCACCACGTACTTGGTTATCTTGATCCAGTTCAAACAGCTCGAAGACTCGAAGGTAGAGGACCCTGTACAAGATCAATCTTGA
- the LOC122618424 gene encoding coiled-coil and C2 domain-containing protein 1-like isoform X1, producing MFSRKKPEPAKRRQHDLSQFGLTEIPDDFDPSAGYGDDDGGDSDLEAELAAIAGGGGAKPKPKPKAKLLPTSDLDKMIADSLRDVSDDDDDDNLESDPDLLGELNGIGGLEEAEEEEPPAQSPAATEEPIQTFLPTTTVDTLSIIKQRLEMYKLAEANAKTAGDSGKARRFGRGLKTLQDLHKQVVAGKSINVDDIPPEVSVKPVGGQAPPVPAEESPAPSTPVSPPPVPSRAAPAPPTPSTPVEPTTSVAPTTPPNPLVTQMRSRQNDYKAAALQSKRSGDTATALQFLKVVKQFDVVIKMCEDGQEVDLSDMPPPPAEFLEFLKKMQEGGGAEAVAEPTPAPDPTPVAPAPVPTAATNMLEALQQRLEKYQSVEAAAKAENNSGKARRFGRIVKQYEDAIKLYKAGKPVPYDELPVPPGFGPLPTVDAAPAAPTPSLPTSPTSPPVTASTSAGGTPSTSSVTTPTAPRKAPSPPKPKELTTRTSGNQQKNNIAEQQMKLLLERQKEFKLAAIEAKKAGEIDQAKEYLKIFKGFDSLLNAASSGLPVDLSTLPVPPSQRDNLEASFAIVSAEECDPTDDICEIGVRMEEQLAKQLMMCKNTRDHHKAMGDVAGMNRFENLALTVQKDLDLVRYSKRKNEPLPKFHYEKRSFNIVHCNTDLTDSELEIVVVRGISYNVPNPKEVDTYVRVEFPLLNDESFKTKTNVIRDTSSPDYDERFKVDIQRANRQFQRIFKRHGVKLEIYSRGCSIDCCGLSRKLPLCCFRGFLRSDTLIGTVNVKLQPLETKCDIHDTYDLMDGRKQVGGKLEVKIRVRNPILTKQMEHINEKWLVLDA from the exons ATGTTCTCCAGAAAGAAGCCAGAGCCAGCAAAAAGAAGACAGCACGATTTATCGCAG TTCGGTCTTACGGAAATTCCAGATGACTTTGATCCCAGCGCTGGATATGGTGACGACGATGGAGGTGACAGTGATTTGGAGGCAGAGCTTGCGGCCATtgccggcggaggaggagccaAGCCAAAACCCAAGCCCAAAGCAAAGCTGTTACCCACCAGTGATTTGGACAAAATGATAGCCGACAGCTTGCGTGATGTTagcgacgatgatgatgatgacaatTTGGAAAGTGATCCAGATCTCCTTGGCGAGCTGAACGGAATTGGTGGACTAGAAGAGGCGGAGGAAGAGGAGCCTCCCGCCCAATCGCCCGCTGCCACTGAGGAACCCATCCAGACCTTTCTGCCTACTACGACTGTGGACACATTAAGCATTATCAAACAGCGCCTGGAAATGTACAAGCTGGCCGAAGCCAATGCCAAGACTGCCGGCGATTCTGGCAAAGCAAGGCGTTTTGGAAGAGGCCTCAAGACTCTGCAGGATCTGCATAAGCAGGTAGTGGCTGGCAAGTCCATCAACGTAGATGACATTCCACCGGAAGTCAGTGTAAAACCAGTTGGCGGCCAGGCTCCACCAGTGCCTGCTGAGGAATCACCAGCTCCCTCCACTCCTGTTTCTCCTCCGCCTGTGCCAAGTCGTGCTGCCCCCGCTCCACCAACACCCAGCACCCCGGTGGAGCCCACTACATCTGTGGCACCGACCACTCCCCCTAATCCTCTCGTGACGCAAATGCGCAGCCGCCAGAACGACTACAAGGCTGCTGCACTGCAATCTAAGCGCAGCGGTGATACAGCTACTGCACTTCAGTTCCTCAAAGTGGTCAAGCAATTTGACGTAGTTATTAAAATGTGTGAGGACGGACAGGAAGTTGATTTGAGCGATATGCCTCCTCCACCAGCTGAGTTCCTTGAATTCCttaaaaaaatgcaagaaGGAGGAGGCGCAGAAGCTGTCGCAGAACCTACTCCTGCCCCAGATCCCACACCTGTTGCTCCAGCTCCCGTTCCAACTGCTGCAACCAACATGTTGGAGGCTCTGCAGCAACGTTTAGAGAAATATCAATCTGTGGAAGCGGCAGCCAAGGCAGAAAACAATAGCGGAAAAGCCAGACGCTTTGGAAGGATTGTTAAGCAATACGAAGATGCCATAAAGTTGTACAAGGCAGGCAAACCAGTGCCTTACGATGAACTGCCTGTGCCACCCGGTTTCGGACCTCTGCCCACGGTGgatgctgctcctgccgcGCCGACTCCATCACTGCCCACTTCCCCCACATCTCCACCGGTAACGGCAAGTACTTCCGCAGGAGGAACACCCTCCACTTCCAGTGTGACGACACCTACAGCTCCTCGAAAAGCGCCTTCACCGCCTAAGCCCAAGGAGCTAACCACACGCACGTCTGGCAATCAGCAGAAGAACAATATTGCCGAACAGCAAATGAAACTACTTCTCGAGCGCCAAAAGGAGTTTAAGCTAGCTGCTATTGAGGCCAAGAAAGCGGGAGAGATAGATCAGGCCAAGGAGTACCTTAAGATCTTCAAAGGATTTGATTCCCTTCTTAATGCAGCCAGTAGTGGATTGCCAGTGGATCTCAGCACT CTTCCCGTCCCGCCTTCACAAAGGGATAATCTAGAAGCCTCCTTTGCCATTGTGTCCGCTGAGGAATGCGATCCGACAGATGACATCTGCGAAATTGGTGTTCGcatggaggagcagctggcaaAGCAGCTGATGATGTGCAAAAATACCCGAGATCATCACAAGGCTATGGGCGATGTAGCAGGCATGAATCGGTTCGAAAATTTAGCTTTAACAGTGCAGAaggatttggatttggtgCGATACTCGAAACGAAAGAATGAACCACTGCCAAAGTTTCACTATGAAAAGCGTAGCTTCAACATTGTGCATTGCAACACAGATCTTACAGACAGTGAGCTTGAAATTGTTGTGGTCCGGGGAATCAGCTACAATGTGCCCAATCCCAAGGAAGTCGATACTTATGTGCGCGTAGAGTTTCCCCTACTCAAT GATGAATCTTTCAAGACTAAAACCAATGTTATCAGAGACACTAGCAGTCCTGACTACGATGAACGCTTCAAGGTTGACATCCAGCGGGCCAATCGTCAGTTCCAAAGAATCTTCAAGCGGCATGGCGTCAAGTTAGAAATATACTCTAGAGG GTGCAGTATAGATTGTTGTGGACTAAGTCGTAAACTGCCCCTGTGTTGTTTCAGAGGGTTTCTGCGATCGGATACGTTGATTGGAACCGTAAATGTCAAGCTGCAGCCGTTGGAGACCAAGTGTGATATACACGACACATACGAT CTTATGGATGGTCGCAAgcaagtgggtggaaaattgGAAGTCAAGATACGCGTTCGCAATCCTATTCTCACCAAGCAAATGGAGCACATCAACGAAAAGTGGTTGGTCTTGGATGCCTAA
- the LOC122618543 gene encoding alpha-L-iduronidase has product MLSLLLVLTTFARIHAHYTSGDVVYHTMPHFWTGVGFCPAGRIDHEGISSALSDPALRLNLRQIAALPVGAVTHIRIHWLLELIQFWQYDPSGIPIYDFSKFDDFIDFLHEELRLSPALEWMGNLGGVFSENPMQQSFYWEHLVKTTINHQIARHGSSRLANWRYETWNEPDLRGYNKLNFTAHTYLDYVQAVRRGLSKAGNLDNQDGKVPLPMYRSLRGPAGLFKDSNHPLCWNLLELCSQRVVYCPIDILTFHRKGIEGTATEIVNGSLSLMAKIYEEYPNLKQLPVANDEADPVAHWSTSREFQADVRYGITLISTVMQFWHAKLAEGALARLESISHDNAFLSYHPYEFTQRTLLAHFRMNETKPPHSQLVQKPVYAALGMLAKLGSRAADVELVNMDTKHSVQVLRTVSGGLGGPGQYMATIFLSPEEAGPKMTAFHHKYTLNMSIANESAFITELLLPKETDPYYIWRQEGSPAYPNATLREAMRRAQTPRLYKTGPIWQYNSELVINSASIPLPWAMLLRVCSASWPKLRRPQQLSIAEVTHREVFISWMEHPKSTQCLLSYEVWFKERDNLGRSADWMLISDGWHLPYPSFQYAPADKGSVNGFYKVRGVDVFNETSPYSQIVEYLEL; this is encoded by the exons ATGCTGTCGCTACTCCTGGTATTGACGACGTTCGCCAGGATCCACGCCCACTACACCAGCGGGGATGTGGTCTATCACACAATGCCGCACTTCTGGACGGGCGTGGGCTTCTGTCCTGCCGGACGGATCGATCACGAGGGGATTAGCTCCGCCCTGAGCGATCCGGCCCTTCGACTCAATCTCCGCCAGATTGCAGCGTTGCCTGTGGGCGCGGTGACCCACATTCGCATCCACTGGCTGCTGGAGCTGATTCAATTCTGGCAGTACGACCCAAGCGGAATTCCGATTTATGATTTCTCCAAGTTCGATGACTTCATTGATTTCCTGCACGAGGAACTGCGCTTGTCCCCTGCTCTGGAGTGGATGGGCAATCTGGGTGGGGTTTTTTCCGAAAACCCTATGCAGCAATCCTTCTACTGGGAGCACTTGGTTAAGACCACGATTAACCACCAGATTG CACGTCACGGTTCCTCCAGATTAGCCAACTGGCGCTACGAGACGTGGAATGAACCGGACCTTCGTGGGTATAACAAGCTAAATTTTACGGCACACACCTATCTGGATTACGTTCAAGCTGTGCGTCGGGGTTTGAGTAAGGCTGGAAACCTGGACAACCAAGACGGAAAGGTCCCGCTGCCCATGTATCGCTCGTTGCGCGGTCCTGCAGGACTCTTTAAGGACTCGAATCATCCGCTCTGCTGGAATCTATTGGAGCTATGTAGCCAAAGAGTGGTTTACTGTCCCATTGACATTCTGACTTTCCACCGGAAGGGAATCGAAGGCACTGCCACGGAAATCGTTAATGGTTCGCTATCCTTGATGGCCAAGATCTATGAGGAGTATCCCAATCTCAAACAACTACCGGTGGCGAACGA TGAAGCCGATCCTGTGGCCCATTGGAGTACCTCCCGCGAATTTCAGGCGGATGTGCGGTATGGAATCACGCTTATATCTACGGTCATGCAGTTCTGGCATGCCAAGCTAGCCGAGGGTGCACTAGCTCGCCTGGAGTCCATTAGCCATGACAATGCCTTCCTGAGCTACCATCCCTACGAGTTCACACAGCGCACTCTTCTAGCGCATTTCCGGATGAACGAAACCAAACCGCCGCACTCGCAGCTTGTTCAGAAACCCGTATACGCTGCTCTGGGAATGCTGGCGAAGCTGGGTAGCCGGGCTGCGGACGTGGAACTGGTCAATATGGATACTAAGCATAGCGTCCAGGTGCTGCGTACAGTGTCTGGTGGATTGGGCGGACCTGGTCAGTATATGGCCACAATATTTCTGAGTCCCGAGGAGGCGGGACCAAAGATGACAGCCTTCCATCACAAGTACACGCTAAACATGTCGATAGCGAATGAGTCCGCCTTCATCACCGAGCTCCTGCTGCCAAAGGAAACGGATCCGTACTACATATGGCGGCAGGAGGGAAGTCCGGCCTATCCCAACGCCACTCTAAGGGAAGCGATGCGAAGGGCACAAACACCTAGGCTCTACAAGACGGGACCCATCTGGCAGTACAACAGCGAGCTAGTTATAAACTCCGCCAGCATCCCACTGCCCTGGGCGATGCTGCTCCGGGTTTGTTCCGCTTCTTGGCCCAAGCTGCGTCGACCGCAGCAACTTTCCATCGCAGAGGTAACTCATCGTGAGGTATTCATTAGCTGGATGGAGCACCCCAAATCCACGCAGTGCCTTCTCAGCTACGAGGTGTGGTTCAAGGAACGCGACAACCTGGGTCGCTCCGCCGACTGGATGCTCATCTCAGACGGCTGGCACCTGCCGTATCCATCTTTTCAGTATGCGCCCGCTGACAAGGGATCCGTCAATG GTTTCTATAAAGTTCGCGGTGTGGATGTGTTTAATGAAACCAGTCCCTACTCACAAATAGTCGAGTATCTGGAGTTGTAG